The genomic interval AGACGGGCGAAATCGTCGAGATCGGGAACTCCGGCATCTTCCGCGACGAGGTGCTCGAACCGCTCGGCGTCGAGTGCGACGTGATGGCGTGGGGGCTCGCGCTCGAACGGCTCCTCATGCTCATGTACGGCTTCGAGGACATCCGCGACGTCCACGGGACGCTGTGTGACCTCGACCTCCTGCGGAACGTGGAGGTGGTGCACTGATGCCCGTCGTCGAGATCGACCCCGACGAGCTCCGTGACCTGACCGGCCACGACGAGAAGGGCGACGAGGAGCTGAAGGAGGACCTGTTCGGCCTCGGGCTGGAGTTCGAGGGCGAGACGGACGACGGCGCGTTCCAGCTGGAGTTCGCGCCCGACCGGCTGGACCGCCTCTCCGTCGAGGGGGTCGCCCGGTCGCTGCGCTACCAGTACGGCGACGACCGCGGCGTCTACGTCCCGAAGACGAACGACGCGGAGTGGACCGTCGAGGTCGAGGACGTGCCCGCAGAGCGGCCGTACGTCACCGCCGCCGTGATCCGCGGCGTGGACATGACCGCGGGGAAACTGGAGTCGCTCATCCAGCTCCAGGAGAAGCTCCACGCGACGATGGGGCGCAAGCGGGCGAAGGGGGCCATCGGGATCCACGACCTCGCGATGGTGAAGGGGCGGTCGGCGAGCGACGACCGGGCGAAGACCATCACCTACACGGGCATCGACCCGGACGGCGACCGGTTCGTCCCGCTGGACGCGGACACGGACATGACGCCCGCCGAGGTCCTCTCGGACCACCCCGTCGGCGAGACGTACGCCGACCTCGTGAGCGAGTACGCGACGTACCCGGCCATCTACGACGACATCGGGCTGTTCTCGTTCCCCCCGGTCATCAACGGGAAGCGAACCGAGGTGGACGAGGGGTCGCGCGACCTGCTCGTCGAGATGACGGGCACCGACCAGTGGACGATAGACCGGATGCTCACCATCGTCTGCTACGCGCTCGACGCCCGCGGCGGGCGCGTGGAAGAGGTCGATATCGCGTACCCGGACCGCGAACTCGTGCGGCCGGCGCTCGACACCCGGACGAAGACGGTCACCCACGAGCGCATCGAATCGACGCTCGGCATCGACCTCTCCGGGCGCGACGCGGTGGACCTGTTCGAGCGGTCGGGGCTCGACGCCGACGCGGACGAGTCCGGCGGCCTCTCCTACGAGGTGACGATACCGCCGTACCGCGTGGACGTGCTCCATCCCGCCGACCTCGTGGACGACGCCGGTCGGGCCTACGGCTTCAACGAACTCGAACCCCGCTACCCGGACGTCTCCACCGTCGGGGGCCGCCACGACCGCTCGAAGCTGGAGCGGGCGGCCCGCGAGACGCTCGTCGGCCTCGGCTTCGAGGACCTGCTGAACTTCCACATGATCTCCGAGGCGGAGAACTACGAGCGGATGGGCGTCGCCCCGGGCGACGACGCGGTCGGCGGCGGCGCGCCCGTCTCCATCGAGGGGCCGTACAGCGAGGACTACACGATGCTCCGGACGTGGGCGCTCCCGTCGCTCGCGATGGTGCTGGAGAACAACACCCACCGGAGCTACCCGCAGGACGTCGCGGAGATCGGCTTCGCCGCGGAGCGCGACGACGAGGCGTCCACGGGCGTGGCCGAGCGGCGCACCGTCGCGGCCGCGCTCGCGCGCACGGACGCATCCTACGAGGACGCGAAGGCGCGGCTCACGGCGTTGACCTCGGCGTTCGGCAAGTCGGTCGAGACGCCGGCCACGGACCACCCCTCCTTCATCGACGGGCGGGCGGCCGCGGTCGTCGTCGACGGCGAGACGGTCGGCGTCGTCGGAGAACTCCACCCCCGCGTGCTGGTCGAACACGACCTCGAACTGCCCGTCGCGGCCTTCGAGTTCGACCTCGCGGCGCTCTCGTAACCGTCGCGTGCGTGCGCTCCCCCGCGTCCCCGCGCGGCGCGCACGCGTGACTGCTTACAGGTCCGCGCCGACCGCGTCCTCGACGGAGTCGAAGCCGTCCCGTTCGAGGCGGTCGAGCAGGCCGCGGTTGATGTCGCGGGCCACCGTCGGGCCCTCGTACACGAGCGCGGTGTACAGTTGGACGACGCTCGCGCCCGCGCGTATCTTCTCGTAGGCGCCCTCCGCGTCCGAGACGCCTCCCACGCCGACGACGGGCACGTCCGTGCGCTCGGCGACGAAGCGTATCATGCGGGTGGCCTCCCGTTCGACGGGCTTGCCCGAGAGGCCGCCCCCCTCGACGCGGTTCTTCGAGCGGAGCGAGGCGGGCCGGCGGACGCTCGTGTTCGTCGCGACGACGCCGTCCAGTCCGAGGTCGTTCACGACCGCGAGCGCTGACTCGACGGCGGCGGGCGCCAGGTCGGGCGAGAGCTTCAACAGGAGAGGAGACGCTCCCGCGTCCTGGAGCGTCGTGAGTATCCGTTCCAGCGGTTCGCGGTTCTGGAGTTCCCGGAGGCCGGGCGTGTTCGGCGAGGAGACGTTCACGACGAAGTAGTCGCCGCCCGCGCGCGTGCGCTCGTAGGTGTACCGGTAGTCGGCGGCGGCTTCGTCGAGGGGCGTGGACTTCGACTTCCCGATGTTGACGCCGACGGGGACCGGGCAGTCGGTCGCGGCGAGTCGCGGGCCGACGGCGTCAGCCCCGTGGTTGTTGAACCCCATCCGGTTGACGAGCGCGCGGTCCTCGCGGAGGCGGAACATCCGCGGCCTCGGGTTACCGGGCTGGCGCTCGGCCGTGACGCCGCCGACCTCGACGTGGCCGAAGCCCAGCGCCGCGAGCGCCGCCGGGACCTCCGCGTTCTTGTCGAAGCCGGCGGCGACGCCGACGGGGTTGGGGAACGACTGCCCGAAGGCCTCGGTTTCGAGGCGCCGGTCGTCGACGACGAGCCGGTCGGCGAGCGCCGCGGCGACGGGCGTGTCCTGTACCAGTCGGAGCGCCGCGTGACCGAGTCCGTGTGCGGTCTCGGCCGGCAGGGAGAACAGCGCCGGCTTCACCGCGTCGTAGGCACGCATCGGATGAGAAGGGGAACGGGGAGGGCAAAGGCGGTCCGGTCAGAACTCGTGTTCGACCTCGTCGGGGTCGGCCTTCTGGATGATGATCTTTCCGTCGCGAACACGGACGAAGACCTCGTCGCCGATGTCGAGGCCGGCGACGGCGAGCTCGTCCTCGTGGAGGTTCACGTGGACGTTGTGGTACTCGCCGTTCTCGTCCTTCGCGCCACTCGGGCTGAGCTTCTTCTTGCGGACCATCGCGGTTGTTGGTGTGTCGTTGGCCACACTGGCTACATAAGTGTACCGTGGTGCGTACGGGGACGACGGCTGTCGGTTCCCCGACCGCTCGACGCGAGTCCGGCCCGAACCCCGGCGAGAACTTAAAGAAACGCGCGCCTTCTCCCGGTTTTGGGGGATACGTTTAAGATGCACCCTGTTCACGGGTATCATGGAGGCGATACAAAATGGCTCCCGACGACGACAAGCGGAACTTCGCACTGCGCGACGCGACCGGCAACGAGACGAGCGTCTTCTCGGGACGGACCCCGAGACAGGCGGCACTGAAGGCCGCCCGACGACTCGACCCGGCCGACACGGAACAGCACGCCGAACACACGGAGCTCCGGCTCCGCGAGAAAGGGACGAAGAAGGTCCACATCTACGACGGCTGGGCCTGGCACGAGACGGCTCCCGACGACAAGCCGGACTGGATGCCCTCGGAGATAACCGAGGCGAACGTCTCGAAGAAGGGCATCGAGCATCTCGACGAGATCTGAACTCCTCCCCCATTTTCGACGGCGTATCGGGGCCACTTTAGTCGCGTCGCGCGTACGCACGGACGCGCGGCACTCATCCGGCCCGACCGTGCGTACGAGCGCGGAGTGAGGGTCCGTTCTCCGGCCGCGCGACACCACGCCGCGAGCGGACGCGCTATCCTGCACGGTTCACCATGAGTGTCCGGGCCATGAAACCGCATGACGGAGCGCCCCCGATACGACGGGGTTAAGTGTATCACTCCCATCGACTGTGATGTGACAGGCGCGGGGCGTTCCCCTCGGGGACGCGCCGCCCGGACACCGTCTCGGTGTCCCGCGTTCCGACTCGGTCGGTGCGCGAAGCCGGAGTTCGATTCGATGTCCTTATACGTAACAGGGCACTCGGACGGAACACGCTCGCACCCGTCTCCGACGGGCTGTGACAGCACGCTTCCGTTCCGACGCCCTTATACGTGAACGGGCGCTCGGATTCAAATACGCGCTTCCCGGGTCAACCGGGGCACGGCGCGGCGACGAATCCGACGGCCTTATACGTAACAGGGCACTCGGATGGAACGCACACGACGTGACCGAGATGGCCTTCGACGGTCGTCTCGTCTCGGTCCCGAACGAGCTTCGATGGGTTTATGACCCGTCGAGGGGTATGTTCAGGTCCGAAGGAAATGAGGATTCGACCCCTGCGGTCCGCCGTACACGATCGAATCTGATGTTAGCCCTGATGGTTCGGTGACACCCGGTATGGTGTCGCCGACCGATCCCACAGATAGCGATATACACATCTCTTCGGAGATGTGTCCCGCCTAACCCTCCAGCATCCGCTGGAGAACATTCCGGTTGATCCTGCCGGAGGCCATTGCTATCGGTGTCCGATTTAGCCATGCAAGTTGCACGTCTAACGTAGCAAACCGCTCAGTAACACGTGGCCGATCTACCCTATGGACTGGGATAACCACGGGAAACTGTGGCTAATCCCGGATAGCGCTCCCGAGCTTGAATGCTGGGAGCGCCAAACGCTCCGGCGCCATAGGATGAGGCTGCGGCCGATTAGGTAGACGGTGAGGTAACGGCTCACCGTGCCGATAATCGGTACGGGTCATGAGAGTGAGAACCCGGAGACGGAATCTGAGACAAGATTCCGGGCCCTACGGGGCGCAGCAGGCGCGAAACCTTTACACTGCACGACAGTGCGATAGGGGGACACCGAGTGCGTAGGCATAGAGCCTACGCTTTTGTGTACCGTAAGGTGGTACACGAATAAGGGCTGGGCAAGACCGGTGCCAGCCGCCGCGGTAACACCGGCAGCCCAAGTGATGGCCGATATTATTGGGCCTAAAGCGTCCGTAGCTGGCCGCGTAGGTCCGTCGGGAAATCTACTGGCCTAACCAGTAGGCGTCCGGCGGAAACCTCGTGGCTTGGGACCGGGAGACCTGAGGGGTACGTCCGGGGTAGGAGTGAAATCCCGTAATCCTGGACGGACCACCGGTGGCGAAAGCGCCTCAGGAGAACGGATCCGACAGTGAGGGACGAAAGCTAGGGTCTCGAACCGGATTAGATACCCGGGTAGTCCTAGCCGTAAACGATGCTCGTTAGGTGTGGCGCAGGCTACGAGCCTGCGCTGTGCCGTAGGGAAGCCGTGAAACGAGCCGCCTGGGAAGTACGTCCGCAAGGATGAAACTTAAAGGAATTGGCGGGGGAGCACTACAACCGGAGGAGCCTGCGGTTTAATTGGACTCAACGCCGGACATCTCACCAGCTCCGACAGCAGTGATGACGATCAGGTTGATGACCTTATTCGACGCTGCTGAGAGGAGGTGCATGGCCGCCGTCAGCTCGTACCGTGAGGCGTCCTGTTAAGTCAGGCAACGAGCGAGACCCGCACCTCTAGTTGCCAGCAGCATCTCGCGATGGCTGGGTACACTAGGGGGACTGCCGCCGCCAAGGCGGAGGAAGGAACGGGCAACGGTAGGTCAGTATGCCCCGAATGAGCTGGGCAACACGCGGGCTACAATGGCCGGGACAATGGGACGCGACGCCGAGAGGCGAAGCTAATCTCCTAAACCTGGTCGTAGTTCGGATTGCGGGTTGAAACTCACCCGCATGAAGCTGGATTCGGTAGTAATCGCGTGTCAGAAGCGCGCGGTGAATACGTCCCTGCTCCTTGCACACACCGCCCGTCAAAGCACCCGAGTGGGGTCCGGATGAGGCCGTCGCACGACGGTCGAATCTGGGCTCCGCAAGGGGGCTTAAGTCGTAACAAGGTAGCCGTAGGGGAATCTGCGGCTGGATCACCTCCTAAAGACCGGGACCGGGGTTTCACCCCGGCCCACCTTCGTGGGTTCGGTCGGCGACACCGACCGGGCACCTTAGAACCATCAGGGCTACAGTCGCGACCGCTACTCGCTCGACGCGTAGCTACCGGTCGCGGCTGCCAGGGCCCATAGCTCAGTGGTAGAGTGCCTCCTTTGCAAGGAGGATGCCCGGGGTTCGACTCCCCGTGGGTCCATGTACGCGACGAACCGTGCCCCTTATGTGTGGCACCGTGTTCGTCCGATGTACGACCGATGCACCACGCCGTGCGAGCGGGGTGGGAAGGGTGGATGTGCACACCGGCTTGCAACCGGGTGCCGCGATGAAACCGTATGTACGTGCAATCCAGGCGCTCACTGGACCCGTTCACTGTGCTCAGTGATCGTGGCTACTGTGCCGCCTGGTGGATGGCTCGGCTCAAGCGCCGACGAAGGACGTGCCAAGCTGCGATAAGCCATGGGGAGCCGCACGGAGGCGAAGAACCATGGATTTCCGAATGGGAATCCCTCTACAATTGCTTCGCGCAATAGGGAACGCTCCGGATTGAAACATCTTAGTAGGAGCTGGAAGAGAAAACGAACGTGACGTCGTCAGTAACGGTGAGTGAACGCGACACAGTCCAAACCGAAGGCTTCGGCCAATGTGGTGTTAGGGCTGACTTTCATCGACCGACCCGCAACGAGAAGTCTCCTGGAACGGAGCTCGATACAGGGTGACAGACCCGTATCGTTGTGCAGTACGTCGTGCGTCAGTACCAGAGTACCGGGGATTGGAAATTCCTCGGGAACTCGGCAGGCATCGACTGCCAAGACTAAGTACGACTTGAGACCGATAGCGAACAAGTAGTGTGAACGAACGCTGAAAAGCACCCCGAGAAGGGAGGTGCAATAGGGCCTGAAATCAGGTGGCGATCGAGCGACGGGGCATAAAAGGCCTCTCGGAAAACGACCCGGAAGCGATTCCGCAGTAGGAACCGAGAGGAGCCGATGTTCCGTCGTGCGTTTTGAAAAACGAGCCAGGGAGTGTACCTGTTTGACGAGTCTAACTGGTGTACCCAGGAAGGCGTAGGGAAACCGATACGGCCGCAGCATTGCCAGGGCCACCGTGTTCAAGCGCGGGGAGTCAAACGGGTACGACCCGAAACCAGATGATCTACGCGCGGGCAGGACGAAGCGTGGCGAAAGCTACGTGGAGGTCCGTTAGGGTTGGTGTCCTACAATACCCTCCCGTGACCTGTGTGTAGGGGTGAAAGGCCCATCGAATCTGGAAACAGCTGGTTCCA from Halosegnis marinus carries:
- a CDS encoding non-histone chromosomal MC1 family protein — protein: MAPDDDKRNFALRDATGNETSVFSGRTPRQAALKAARRLDPADTEQHAEHTELRLREKGTKKVHIYDGWAWHETAPDDKPDWMPSEITEANVSKKGIEHLDEI
- a CDS encoding quinone-dependent dihydroorotate dehydrogenase encodes the protein MRAYDAVKPALFSLPAETAHGLGHAALRLVQDTPVAAALADRLVVDDRRLETEAFGQSFPNPVGVAAGFDKNAEVPAALAALGFGHVEVGGVTAERQPGNPRPRMFRLREDRALVNRMGFNNHGADAVGPRLAATDCPVPVGVNIGKSKSTPLDEAAADYRYTYERTRAGGDYFVVNVSSPNTPGLRELQNREPLERILTTLQDAGASPLLLKLSPDLAPAAVESALAVVNDLGLDGVVATNTSVRRPASLRSKNRVEGGGLSGKPVEREATRMIRFVAERTDVPVVGVGGVSDAEGAYEKIRAGASVVQLYTALVYEGPTVARDINRGLLDRLERDGFDSVEDAVGADL
- the pheT gene encoding phenylalanine--tRNA ligase subunit beta; protein product: MPVVEIDPDELRDLTGHDEKGDEELKEDLFGLGLEFEGETDDGAFQLEFAPDRLDRLSVEGVARSLRYQYGDDRGVYVPKTNDAEWTVEVEDVPAERPYVTAAVIRGVDMTAGKLESLIQLQEKLHATMGRKRAKGAIGIHDLAMVKGRSASDDRAKTITYTGIDPDGDRFVPLDADTDMTPAEVLSDHPVGETYADLVSEYATYPAIYDDIGLFSFPPVINGKRTEVDEGSRDLLVEMTGTDQWTIDRMLTIVCYALDARGGRVEEVDIAYPDRELVRPALDTRTKTVTHERIESTLGIDLSGRDAVDLFERSGLDADADESGGLSYEVTIPPYRVDVLHPADLVDDAGRAYGFNELEPRYPDVSTVGGRHDRSKLERAARETLVGLGFEDLLNFHMISEAENYERMGVAPGDDAVGGGAPVSIEGPYSEDYTMLRTWALPSLAMVLENNTHRSYPQDVAEIGFAAERDDEASTGVAERRTVAAALARTDASYEDAKARLTALTSAFGKSVETPATDHPSFIDGRAAAVVVDGETVGVVGELHPRVLVEHDLELPVAAFEFDLAALS